The following are encoded in a window of Peromyscus maniculatus bairdii isolate BWxNUB_F1_BW_parent chromosome X, HU_Pman_BW_mat_3.1, whole genome shotgun sequence genomic DNA:
- the LOC143270692 gene encoding uncharacterized protein LOC143270692 isoform X1 yields the protein MLSPGADEQQEQQHASENAVVLKAGEEGGKRGLVQSKLAQGELDQGKLALSELAPSKPAQEDLAQSGLTQEATGVVEEGENKEEEMEGAHAGNGSSGPMDKGIQAEGGHGSSVQQQPQQEAAMPEGIKSLQAGDFQSHTRFTQSQLQDLEHLFEENHFPGFQVRKALARSMGVTEEDVQDWFRTRRAIFRSNRMVVLIYAPPGPQNNDPSRFWSSA from the exons ATGCTGAGTCCAGGAGCTGATGAGCAACAAGAACAACAGCATG cAAGTGAGAATGCAGTGGTCCTgaaggctggagaggaaggaggtaaGAGAGGGCTTGTACAGAGCAAGCTTGCTCAGGGTGAGCTTGATCAGGGCAAACTTGCTCTGAGCGAACTTGCCCCAAGCAAGCCTGCTCAAGAAGATCTTGCTCAGTCCGGTCTTACTCAGGAAGCCACAGGAGtggtagaggagggagaaaacaaagaagaagaaatggaaggagcaCATGCTGGCAATGGTAGTTCTGGCCCCATGGACAAGGGGATCCAGGCAGAAGGTGGCCATGGCAGCAGTGTTCAACAGCAGCCTCAGCAAGAGGCGGCAATGCCTGAGGGCATCAAGAGTCTCCAGGCTGGGGATTTCCAGAGCCACACCAGATTCACCCAGTCTCAGCTGCAGGACCTGGAGCATCTTTTCGAAGAGAATCACTTCCCCGGCTTTCAAGTAAG GAAGGCTCTTGCAAGATCTATGGGTGTAACAGAAGAAGATGTGCAg GATTGGTTTAGGACCAGGAGAGCCATTTTCAGAAGCAATAGAATGGTGGTGCTGATCTATGCACCACCTGGTCCCCAGAACAACGATCCCTCAAGATTTTGGAGCAGCGCATGA